One genomic window of Diorhabda sublineata isolate icDioSubl1.1 unplaced genomic scaffold, icDioSubl1.1 Dsub_177, whole genome shotgun sequence includes the following:
- the LOC130452105 gene encoding monocarboxylate transporter 12-like: MESGKKEAPLATLSTVAPSLESSPIKREEIVLTEPFEKPEVTFITNSLSSTSSSSESDSEEDEVKPKIPDGGWGWIVVFSSLLVSMIADGVSLSFGLLFPEFLIEFKASSSDTSWIGSLFLAVPLISGPIMSALVDKYGCRIMTCVGGSVAALGFIMSCRADSISIMYLTFGILAGLGLGLCYVTAVVSIAFWFDKKRTLAVGISASGTGVGTFIFSPLTNLLIFEFGWRGTTLILGGLFLNMCVCGALMRDPDWITEQNKVNSKLSKSSKSSKTSLISLSSTNFLNNLDIDELKDVLKSGKNVEYLLQGLETSIESNNVDKSVLKNNHNSVLNLPTYIRQNEKVPIEVLEQLSSNKKLYNVILENFPSLLLTRSTSDKGLNKLAEDASLIERVPITMCMTLKKEEKTAKKLDSVKNGKDVEAQEPLLIEKSSKKFGGLSKVPTVPKLKAQLNQAQRQNYFKNLKLHRQSLIHRGAIFNNHKYRFKASSCPNIYRVSTLTLKKSDDEKWYDELLDLVKGICDFSLFLELHFFLLSLSTITLFVWFIVPYFYLVEHMTKHGYTNEDASLTISNIGITNTIGMIALGWAGDQPWMNITKTYAICLVLTGVSCAGLMFFTHNFIVLEMCAALFGVFVASTYSFTPGIIVELVPLDRFTTAYGLQLLCMGIGLLVGPPYAGHLYDVTNSWEQAFYQSSIWIIISGLMVALIPYTKNRKILGKGPVEKVIEDSKDVIWITILLIGIFLILLVPLMYFTIVTII, from the exons ATGGAGAGTGGTAAAAAGGAAGCGCCTTTAGCTACTTTATCGACGGTGGCTCCATCTCTAGAATCCAGTCCGATAAAACGCGAAGAAATCGTTCTCACGGAACCGTTCGAAAAACCGGAAGTTACGTTCATAACTAACAGTCTATCATCGACATCCTCCTCGTCGGAATCCGATTCCGAGGAAGACGAAGTTAAACCGAAGATACCCGATGGCGGTTGGGGTTGGATTGTagtattttcttctttattggTATCGATGATAGCCGACGGGGTTAGTTTATCATTCGGTTTATTATTTCCggaatttttgattgaatttaaaGCGTCCAGTTCGGACACGTCTTGGATAGGCAGTTTGTTTTTGGCGGTACCTTTAATTTCCGGTCCGATTATGAGCGCTCTGGTCGACAAATACGGATGTCGGATCATGACGTGCGTGGGAGGTTCAGTGGCGGCGCTGGGATTCATTATGAGTTGCAGGGCCGATTCTATTTCTATTATGTATCTGACGTTTGGCATACTGGCCGGTTTGGGATTGGGGCTTTGCTACGTGACGGCTGTTGTTTCGATAGCGTTTTGGTTCGATAAGAAGAGGACTTTGGCTGTTGGTATAAGCGCATCGGGAACCGGAGTGGGAACTTTCATATTTTCCCCCTTGACTAATTTGCTTATTTTCGAATTCGGTTGGAGAGGTACCACCTTGATTCTGGGAGggttatttttgaatatgtgCGTCTGTGGAGCTTTGATGAGAGATCCCGATTGGATAACAGAACAAAACAA GGTAAACTCGAAATTATCCAAATCTAGTAAATCGAGTAAAACAAGTTTGATATCGTTGTCATCGacgaattttttgaataacctCGATATAGACGAACTGAAAGACGTATTAAAGAGTGGAAAAAACGTCGAATATCTTTTACAAGGCTTAGAAACTTCCATAGAATCGAATAACGTGGATAAATCAgttctaaaaaataatcataattcaGTTTTGAATCTACCCACGTATATACGTCAAAATGAGAAA gtgCCTATAGAAGTATTAGAACAACTCAGTTcgaataaaaagttatataatgttatattggaaaattttccaagtttattattaacaaGGAGTACGTCCGATAAAGGATTAAATAAATTAGCAGAAGACGCTTCACTTATTGAGAGAGTACCGATCACGATGTGTATGacgttaaaaaaagaagaaaaaactgcaaaaaaactg GATAGTGTGAAAAACGGGAAGGATGTAGAAGCACAGGAACCGTTATTGatcgaaaaatcatcgaaaaaatTTGGCGGGTTGTCCAAAGTACCAACAGTACCGAAATTGAAAGCGCAATTAAATCAAGCGCaaagacaaaattattttaaaaatttaaaattgcacAGACAATCGTTAATACATCGAGGAGCGATATTCAACAATCACAAATATCGATTTAAAGCTTCCAGCTGCCcgaatatatacagagtgtccacGTTAACTTTGAAAAAGAGTGACGACGAA AAATGGTACGATGAACTACTAGACTTGGTGAAGGGAATATGCGATTTTTCGTTGTTCTTAGAACTACATTTTTTCTTGCTGTCCCTGTCGACCATAACACTTTTTGTTTGGTTTATAGTGCCGTATTTTTATTTGGTGGAACATATGACAAAGCACGGATATACTAACGAAGACGCGTCTCTTACTATATCCAACATAGGTATCACCAATACCATCGGAATG ATCGCTTTGGGATGGGCAGGAGATCAACCGTGGATGAACATAACGAAAACTTACGCTATATGCTTGGTTTTAACCGGCGTATCTTGCGCCGGTTTGATGTTTTTCACGCACAATTTCATCGTGCTCGAAATGTGCGCTGCGCTTTTCGGCGTTTTCGTCGCCAGTACCTACTCGTTCACTCCAGGAATAATAGTTGAATTGGTACCGCTAGATCGGTTCACCACCGCGTACGGCCTCCAACTTCTCTGTATGGGTATCGGACTTTTGGTAGGCCCCCCGTACGCGGGGCATTTGTACGACGTGACCAACAGTTGGGAACAAGCTTTTTACCAATCGTCCATTTGGATCATAATATCCGGTCTGATGGTAGCTCTAATTCCGTACacgaaaaataggaaaatattggGAAAAGGACCGGTGGAAAAAGTTATCGAGGATTCTAAAGACGTTATTTGGATCACTATTTTGTTAATcggtatatttttaattttactcgTACCTCTTATGTATTTCACAATCGTtactattatataa